A stretch of Oryza brachyantha chromosome 4, ObraRS2, whole genome shotgun sequence DNA encodes these proteins:
- the LOC102711883 gene encoding GDSL esterase/lipase At5g03610-like yields MAKLSSLLPFACCMIFFLNAALVGARPAPSVYMDNGAYALFVFGDSFADTGNLPRSHLSEASREWYYPYGSSWGNNKPTGRFSNALVESDLIAQMLGRHEAPPTYKRRGSYVHPHGMNFAAGGAGVFSVPTGAPTLDKQVDHFRDLVQDGTITRGNLENSIALVAISGNDYARLANVNSTGKMIEFIEKVTTEIAKQVHRLRNNGASKILVNNLHPLGCTPWVTRSTNYTECSFKGNTGADIHNGNLLMKINTTVHDYILHVDVNKAFNNLVNPNSNAKNAMSASFKNKLAPCCESIDVNGYCGQKGDNGTELYTLCKNPGDYFFWDDVHPTEAGWKAVMKQVEGPIKKFLGLH; encoded by the exons ATGGCGAAGCTCTCCTCGCTCCTTCCCTTCGCCTGCTGCATGATCTTCTTTCTGAATG CTGCTCTTGTGGGAGCTCGTCCAGCTCCTTCCGTCTACATGGACAACGGGGCTTACGCGCTGTTCGTGTTCGGCGATTCGTTCGCCGACACCGGCAACCTCCCCAGATCCCATCTGAGCGAGGCGTCCCGCGAATGGTACTACCCGTACGGCTCAAGCTGGGGTAACAACAAACCAACCGGCCGCTTCTCCAACGCCCTGGTTGAGTCCGATCTCATAG CCCAGATGCTGGGGCGGCATGAGGCACCTCCCACGTACAAGAGGAGGGGCAGCTACGTCCATCCGCACGGCATGAACttcgcggccggcggcgccggcgtgttCTCGGTGCCCACCGGCGCGCCGACGCTCGATAAGCAGGTCGACCACTTCAGGGACCTGGTGCAGGACGGCACCATTACCAGGGGGAACCTCGAGAACTCCATCGCCCTCGTCGCCATCTCCGGCAACGACTACGCGCGCCTCGCCAACGTCAATAGTACCGGCAAA ATGATAGAATTTATCGAGAAGGTGACGACCGAGATCGCGAAGCAGGTGCATCGGCTGCGGAACAACGGCGCCAGCAAGATCCTGGTGAACAACCTGCACCCGCTCGGCTGCACGCCGTGGGTAACCAGGTCCACCAACTACACGGAGTGCAGCTTCAAGGGCAACACCGGCGCAGACATCCACAACGGCAACCTCCTGATGAAGATCAACACCACGGTTCACGACTACATCCTCCATGTCGACGTCAACAAGGCCTTCAACAACCTCGTCAATCCTAACTCAA ATGCAAAGAATGCGATGTCGGCCTCATTCAAGAACAAGCTGGCGCCGTGCTGCGAGAGCATCGACGTGAACGGCTACTGCGGCCAGAAGGGTGATAATGGCACGGAGCTGTACACCCTGTGCAAGAATCCCGGCGACTACTTCTTCTGGGATGATGTGCACCCCACGGAGGCTGGATGGAAGGCCGTCATGAAGCAGGTGGAAGGCCCTATCAAGAAGTTCCTTGGCCTCCACTAG
- the LOC102711969 gene encoding probable glucuronosyltransferase Os04g0650300 translates to MKLPLLRPLWPGLAPAAGSPDSAPEPSKPSLPAAWLLLHALFCATSMAVGFRFSRLIVYLLFLPTPPIDPTAHLVSLVSPPVMLAAANATTTITTTTTTTTTTVTTTTVAAEIGAHPHRHGPVFVGRHPIRVRQWPHPDPAELLKAHHILAAVQNAQRSNRRRGAGQPRPVIAVTPTTNSALQVPSLTSMAHTLRLVDGPLTWIVVEPEHRTDAVAAVLSRSSLNFVHIAGPESSTARLRMHALREIRKQKMDGVVVFADENSILRTELFDEAQKVKSVGAVPVGVLGEDEGTSETFLQAPACDAEGKLVGYHVSEETVLPANRGDMLLSSRLEWAGFVVNAQALWEGAAGRPEWVRDIDAIDDGAAASPLSLVIDTARVEPLASCAQTALAWSHRSDSFHEVKFPHEWKIDPPLVTIASQQQAVKPETPLKRTTLLNTEDKH, encoded by the exons ATGAAGCTCCCGTTGCTGCGGCCGCTGTGGCCGGGGCttgcgccggcggccgggtcGCCGGACTCGGCGCCCGAGCCGTCCAAGCCGTCGCTGCCCGCAGcgtggctgctgctgcacgcGCTCTTCTGCGCCACCTCCATGGCCGTCGGCTTCAGGTTCTCGCGCCTCATCGTctacctcctcttcctccctacCCCGCCTATTGATCCCACCGCCCACCTCGTCTCGCTCGTCTCCCCGCCGGTtatgctcgccgccgccaacgcgACCACCActatcaccaccaccaccacgaccaccaccacgaccGTGACGACCACCACGGTGGCCGCCGAGATCGGGGCCCACCCGCACCGCCACGGCCCGGTGTTCGTcggccgccacccgatccgcGTCCGCCAATGGCCGCACCCGGACCCCGCCGAGCTGCTCAAGGCGCACcacatcctcgccgccgtgcagaACGCGCAGCGCAGCAACCGTCGCCGCGGGGCCGGCCAGCCGAGGCCCGTCATTGCCGTCACCCCGACCACCAACTCCGCGCTCCAGGTGCCGTCCCTCACGTCTATGGCGCACACCCTCCGCCTCGTGGACGGCCCGCTAACGTGGATCGTCGTCGAGCCTGAGCACCgcaccgacgccgtcgccgccgtgctgtcCCGCTCCAGCCTCAACTTCGTCCATATCGCCGGTCCCGAGTCCTCCACCGCGCGCCTGCGGATGCACGCCCTGAG GGAGATACGGAAGCAGAAGATGGACGGCGTCGTGGTGTTCGCCGATGAGAACAGCATCCTCCGCACGGAGCTATTCGACGAGGCGCAGAAGGTGAAGTCGGTGGGTGCCGTGCCCGTCGGCGTCCTGGGCGAGGACGAAGGCACCAGCGAGACGTTCCTCCAGGCGCCGGCGTGCGACGCGGAGGGGAAGCTGGTGGGCTACCACGTGTCGGAGGAGACCGTGCTGCCGGCGAACCGGGGCGACATGCTGCTGTCGAGCAGGCTGGAGTGGGCCGGGTTCGTGGTGAACGCGCAGGCGCTCtgggagggcgcggcggggcgCCCCGAGTGGGTGCGCGACATCGACGCcatcgacgacggcgccgccgccagccctcTCTCGCTGGTCATCGACACCGCCCGCGTCGAGCCGCTCGCCAGCTGCGCCCAGACCGCCCTGGCGTGGTCCCACCGGTCAGACTCCTTCCACGAGGTCAAATTCCCACACGA ATGGAAAATTGACCCTCCTCTGGTAACCATCGCTTCCCAACAACAAGCTGTCAAACCAGAAACACCACTCAAGCGGACAACGCTATTGAACACTGAAGATAAGCACTAA